The Gemmatimonadota bacterium genome includes the window AGCAGCACCGGGTCGCCCACCTCGATCTCGCTGTCCGTCAGGACCGCGCCGAACGCGCCGCCCTGCCAGTTGGGGTACATGGCCGCGCGCAGCCCCGGCACCGCCTGCTCCATGCGCTCGCACGGCTTGGTCTCGCCCAGCAGCTCGATGCGGCAGGAGCCGACCTGCAGGATCTTGCCCCGGCTCGCCTCCAGCCGCACGCCGCTGACCATGAGGTTGGCGCGCCGGGTCGAGGGCTCCGCCGCGGCGCCCAGCTCGGCCATGAGCTGCTCCCAGACCTCGCGCTCGATCACCGTGACCTGGCGCCGCCCGCCCTGGTTGGCGTTGCCGACAATGCCCTGGCCGGCGCGCAGCGCCGCACGCGCCACCGGATCCATGCGCCCCCAGTGCGCCCGCTTGATCCAGATCGCTTCCAGCCGGCCTGACGTTCCCGCCGGCGACGTCGTCTCCATGGCAACTCCGCTGGGGCTGGCCTCCGTGCTCAACCTAGCACCGGCTCGGCAGTCTGGGGCTCAGGCTGGCGGCAGTGCGCCGCGAGAAGAGCACCGTTCCGCTGCGGCTGAAGACATAGAACTGCCCGCCACCGTGCCGTGCCCCGATATTCTATTGGCCCACCTCGCGCGCCCGCTTCGACCATTGCCATAGGCCGGTTGTGATGGCAGTGGGAAGTCGATGACCTAGCTGGCGGGCAAGCATGACGATTTGCCCCCGATGATGCCCTTCGTGAGCCACGTGGTAGGCCAGGAAGTGCACGACGTCGCTCGGATAATTCTGCCAGGCCACAGTCGGAAGCCTGCCGCCATTCTCCAGCCCGAGAAGCAGCATGTCGAGAATGCCTCGGCTGCTTCGGTCCAACGCAGCAAGCAGTTGAGACGGGCTCACGCTCAGCCGGTCAACGGGTTGGGGGACGGCGATACCCACCTTCTTGCCCACCATCTTGATCCACATGCAGCGGTTGTTGTGCAGGTGAGCGCCGATCATCCGGACCGTACGGCCAGGCGC containing:
- a CDS encoding MOSC domain-containing protein — encoded protein: METTSPAGTSGRLEAIWIKRAHWGRMDPVARAALRAGQGIVGNANQGGRRQVTVIEREVWEQLMAELGAAAEPSTRRANLMVSGVRLEASRGKILQVGSCRIELLGETKPCERMEQAVPGLRAAMYPNWQGGAFGAVLTDSEIEVGDPVLLLDPAPEGSPFVPWKQRGTGQRHLPPEEPPAVPAG
- a CDS encoding DinB family protein, whose translation is MPTLTAEVLGDSLVAAWKTNNRVTTYLIENLPEALWDERVPAAPGRTVRMIGAHLHNNRCMWIKMVGKKVGIAVPQPVDRLSVSPSQLLAALDRSSRGILDMLLLGLENGGRLPTVAWQNYPSDVVHFLAYHVAHEGHHRGQIVMLARQLGHRLPTAITTGLWQWSKRAREVGQ